The following coding sequences lie in one Capnocytophaga stomatis genomic window:
- a CDS encoding RHS repeat domain-containing protein, whose amino-acid sequence MVTVISLIGCNQEKKVGKKNDLQEANLKGKVKSVRETPYYAVEKFGEIQKGEIKSVIGIDNYIYNEQGNRIEKNVYNSGGRLILKWIYKYGDIGNIVEESRYNSDGHLGRKEAYKYDDKGNLIEKNEYNSDGRLIIKWTYKYDANGNQIEKNKYKSDGSLSEKWSYKYDTNGNQVEQNEYNSDGHLREKETYKYNGNGNQIEKNKYDSDGSLDKKLTYKYDANGNQIEKNEYKSDGSIFFQLTYRYDANGNLIEGNGHNSNRSLIVKWAYKYEYDKYGNWVKRIAYAIDKPESITEREIEYYE is encoded by the coding sequence TTGGTTACAGTCATTAGCTTAATAGGTTGTAATCAAGAGAAGAAAGTAGGGAAAAAGAACGATTTACAAGAAGCTAATTTAAAAGGCAAAGTAAAATCGGTTAGAGAGACCCCTTATTATGCTGTTGAAAAATTTGGAGAAATTCAAAAAGGAGAAATTAAATCAGTTATAGGCATAGATAATTACATCTATAACGAGCAAGGAAATCGGATAGAGAAAAATGTGTATAATTCTGGTGGAAGACTGATTCTAAAATGGATTTATAAATATGGTGATATAGGAAATATAGTAGAGGAAAGCAGATATAATTCTGATGGTCATCTTGGAAGGAAAGAAGCTTATAAATACGATGATAAAGGAAATCTAATAGAGAAAAATGAATACAATTCCGATGGAAGACTTATTATAAAATGGACTTATAAATACGATGCTAATGGCAATCAGATAGAGAAAAATAAGTATAAATCAGATGGTAGCCTTAGTGAAAAATGGTCTTACAAATACGATACTAATGGCAATCAGGTAGAACAAAATGAGTATAATTCTGATGGTCATCTTAGAGAGAAAGAAACTTATAAATACAATGGTAATGGCAATCAGATAGAGAAAAATAAGTATGATTCTGATGGAAGTCTTGATAAAAAATTGACTTATAAATACGATGCCAATGGCAATCAGATAGAGAAAAATGAGTATAAATCGGATGGCAGTATTTTTTTTCAATTGACTTATAGATATGATGCTAATGGAAATCTTATAGAGGGAAATGGGCATAATTCCAATAGAAGTCTGATTGTAAAATGGGCTTATAAATACGAATATGACAAGTATGGTAATTGGGTAAAACGAATAGCGTATGCAATAGATAAACCTGAAAGCATTACCGAACGTGAAATAGAATATTATGAATAG
- a CDS encoding methyltransferase, which produces MKNLCNSHKISTFVRALAQHSTAQHSTAQHSTAQHSTAQHSTAQHINS; this is translated from the coding sequence ATGAAAAACTTGTGTAATTCACATAAAATCAGTACATTTGTACGTGCCTTAGCACAGCACAGCACAGCACAGCACAGCACAGCACAGCACAGCACAGCACAGCACAGCACAGCACAGCACAGCACAGCACAGCACATAAACAGCTAA
- a CDS encoding TonB-dependent receptor, producing the protein MRNGLLHSLVLFLIVTEIAYAQNFIKGKVIDAETKQPLSGASVVLKGNIMGVSTDEEGEFLLEVPSKAGTLEVSYLGFVSQETQFRILRKSQPTVIELEPDAHLLANAIVNNSLLDMAQERKTPIAVSTIFSSEIAGKSGNQEFPEILNRIPSVYAIKSGGGFGDSKVNIRGFASENIAVMVNGIPMNDMENDRVYWSNWTGITDVTSVLQLQRGLGASKLAIASVGGTLNIVTRSSDLNEGGAILSSVGNDYAVKTSAIYNTGKNEKGFSASLLMGRTSGNKYVRGTDFESYNYYLAFGYTPSEKHNFQLMMTGSPQWHNQRLSYVKISDALKYGANGNPDRRYNPDLGIFRGEDYNVYRNVYHKPVIMFNWDWNASERTTINATAYTSFGRGSGTLNYGSVMGRDLESFRNVTTGLYDFDALAKANQEANSDRDILIRTARINSHDLYGILANFNHKLSDRLIFNVGIDGRYYKGYHYAMLNDLFGATFYRDDSNKNLKLNNYVSTTNSNYPTYNPLFSKIDDISNTIFYNNVGQIFWSGAFGQLEYSKDNLSAFVQGAVSNKGYKRTDNFLAEGTLIEGTNISLPQKTDYETFLGYNIKVGINHNIGNHNIFTNVGYYEKQPNFNAVYRGNINHPASDNVNEKVLGIELGYGLKLKNLNAKVNVYRTSWNDRYTRKNNLIDTDSNKTRYYAEISNLDELHQGVELELLYRYNKYLKLIGMFSYGNWYYEGNAEAQTYRTADRKPYILNGAKSNRLPLLLDKVKVGGAAQMTTNLGAMVTPLRNLNVNLNWHYVNRLYSDFDIYAFSDNDTASKGALKLPSYNLFDFSASYKLPLFKKHTMTFGLNIYNVLDTYYISDSQDNIHTTTNSETYKGIDTRNRVHFGFGRTWNFSMKYSF; encoded by the coding sequence ATGAGAAACGGACTACTACACTCATTAGTGCTATTTTTAATAGTCACTGAAATAGCTTATGCTCAAAATTTTATAAAAGGAAAAGTAATCGACGCAGAAACGAAACAACCATTATCGGGAGCCAGTGTGGTTCTGAAAGGAAATATTATGGGAGTTTCGACAGATGAAGAGGGAGAATTTCTACTGGAAGTACCCTCTAAGGCGGGAACACTTGAGGTGTCATACTTGGGGTTTGTTTCTCAGGAAACGCAATTCCGAATTCTGAGAAAATCGCAACCAACAGTAATAGAATTAGAACCAGACGCTCATTTACTGGCTAATGCTATTGTGAATAACAGTCTGTTGGATATGGCACAGGAAAGAAAAACGCCTATTGCAGTTTCAACAATCTTCTCTTCTGAAATTGCAGGAAAATCAGGTAATCAGGAGTTTCCGGAAATTCTAAACAGAATTCCATCGGTGTACGCTATAAAATCAGGAGGAGGTTTCGGAGATTCCAAAGTTAATATTCGTGGGTTTGCAAGCGAAAATATTGCCGTAATGGTAAACGGAATACCTATGAATGATATGGAAAATGACAGAGTTTATTGGAGTAATTGGACGGGAATCACTGATGTAACCTCAGTTTTGCAATTGCAAAGAGGATTGGGAGCTTCCAAATTAGCCATAGCTTCTGTGGGCGGAACTCTCAATATTGTTACACGTTCATCTGATTTGAATGAAGGAGGAGCGATACTGAGTTCTGTAGGAAATGATTACGCGGTGAAAACTTCTGCGATATACAACACAGGAAAAAACGAAAAAGGCTTCTCGGCTTCTCTTCTTATGGGAAGAACCTCTGGAAATAAGTATGTTAGAGGTACTGATTTTGAGAGCTATAATTACTACTTAGCTTTTGGGTACACACCTTCGGAAAAACATAATTTTCAGCTGATGATGACGGGTTCTCCTCAGTGGCATAACCAACGGCTTTCGTATGTGAAAATATCAGATGCTTTAAAATATGGAGCTAACGGAAATCCTGACAGAAGATACAATCCTGATTTAGGAATTTTCAGAGGTGAGGATTATAATGTGTACAGAAATGTATATCATAAGCCGGTGATAATGTTCAATTGGGATTGGAACGCTTCAGAAAGAACAACAATTAATGCTACTGCATATACTTCTTTTGGAAGAGGCTCAGGAACATTGAATTATGGTTCTGTTATGGGAAGGGATTTGGAATCTTTCAGAAATGTTACGACAGGATTATATGATTTTGATGCTCTTGCCAAAGCAAACCAAGAAGCGAATTCTGACAGAGATATTCTTATTCGCACGGCACGGATAAATTCACACGATTTGTACGGAATTTTGGCAAATTTCAATCATAAACTTTCTGACAGACTGATATTTAACGTAGGGATTGATGGTCGATATTACAAAGGATACCATTATGCAATGTTAAATGACTTGTTCGGAGCTACTTTCTACAGAGACGATTCAAATAAAAATTTGAAACTGAATAATTATGTTTCCACAACAAACTCTAATTATCCTACTTACAATCCTCTTTTTTCCAAAATAGATGATATTTCAAATACTATTTTTTATAACAACGTAGGACAAATATTTTGGTCGGGAGCTTTTGGTCAGTTGGAATATTCTAAGGATAATTTGTCTGCCTTTGTTCAGGGAGCTGTCTCAAACAAAGGTTATAAACGGACGGATAACTTTCTGGCTGAAGGCACATTAATTGAAGGAACAAACATTTCTTTGCCTCAAAAAACAGATTACGAAACATTTTTAGGATATAATATTAAGGTAGGAATTAATCATAACATAGGTAATCACAACATATTTACTAATGTGGGATATTATGAGAAACAGCCAAATTTCAATGCAGTTTACAGAGGAAATATCAATCATCCTGCTTCGGATAATGTCAATGAAAAGGTGTTGGGAATCGAATTGGGCTACGGACTGAAGTTGAAAAATCTTAATGCTAAGGTAAATGTTTACAGAACAAGTTGGAATGACAGATACACAAGAAAAAATAATCTTATAGATACCGACTCAAATAAAACACGTTACTATGCCGAGATTTCAAACTTGGACGAACTTCATCAGGGCGTAGAACTGGAATTGCTCTACAGATACAACAAATATTTGAAGCTCATCGGAATGTTTTCCTATGGCAATTGGTACTATGAAGGAAACGCAGAAGCACAAACGTACAGAACGGCAGACAGAAAACCTTACATCCTTAACGGAGCTAAATCAAACAGATTACCTCTTTTGTTAGATAAAGTAAAAGTAGGAGGTGCTGCACAAATGACAACCAATCTCGGTGCGATGGTTACTCCGCTAAGAAATTTGAATGTGAATCTTAACTGGCATTATGTAAATCGGTTGTATTCAGATTTTGATATTTATGCATTTAGCGACAATGACACTGCTTCAAAGGGAGCTTTAAAACTTCCAAGCTACAATTTGTTTGACTTTTCAGCGTCTTACAAATTACCGTTATTCAAAAAACACACGATGACTTTTGGGTTGAATATATACAATGTGCTTGATACTTACTATATTTCCGATTCACAGGATAATATTCATACAACCACAAATAGCGAAACTTACAAAGGAATAGACACACGAAATCGGGTGCATTTCGGTTTCGGACGCACTTGGAATTTTTCAATGAAATATTCATTTTAA